One region of Danio aesculapii chromosome 7, fDanAes4.1, whole genome shotgun sequence genomic DNA includes:
- the hrasb gene encoding HRas proto-oncogene, GTPase b — protein sequence MTEYKLVVVGAGGVGKSALTIQLIQNHFVDEYDPTIEDSYRKQVVIDGETCLLDILDTAGQEEYSAMRDQYMRTGEGFLCVFAINNTKSFEDIHQYREQIKRVKDSDDVPMVLVGNKCDLPARTVDTRQAQELARSYGIPYIETSAKTRQGVEDAFYTLVREIRQHKLRKLNPPDDNGQDCMNCRCVVS from the exons ATGACGgagtataagttggtggttgtaGGTGCAGGTGGTGTGGGCAAGAGTGCTCTGACCATTCAGCTCATTCAGAACCACTTCGTTGATGAATACGACCCAACCATTGAG GACTCCTATAGGAAACAGGTGGTGATCGATGGAGAGACGTGTTTGTTGGATATCCTGGATACTGCAGGGCAAGAAGAGTACAGTGCAATGAGAGACCAGTACATGAGGACTGGAGAGGGCTTTCTCTGTGTTTTTGCCATCAATAATACCAAATCTTTTGAGGACATCCATCAATACAG GGAACAAATTAAGAGGGTTAAAGACTCAGACGATGTGCCTATGGTGCTTGTGGGTAATAAATGTGATCTACCAGCGCGCACTGTGGATACAAGACAAGCCCAGGAACTGGCCCGTAGCTATGGGATACCTTACATTGAGACCTCAGCCAAGACACGACAG GGAGTGGAAGATGCCTTTTACACACTTGTTCGTGAAATCAGGCAGCATAAGTTGAGGAAACTAAACCCACCTGATGACAATGGCCAAGACTGTATGAACTGCCGCTGTGTCGTGTCATGA